The proteins below are encoded in one region of Acidobacteriota bacterium:
- a CDS encoding patatin-like phospholipase family protein yields the protein MAKKTHEGEDEIFFADRWRGAMALLSANKYLFLLLLFLTYLPFAGNKGWFLYSVLGNLFHEFGFWGITWVAFAVLLSMWSLMVAQGIVSDGILVDPNTHPPRFLEWFFSVPVHFLQFLFYCLLAVPTIWVMIEHAATSTILCILAIAIGALAAFSVLLCSVLSTRLASPAFRPLVFFHWPSKIRQDAPLTGFFNLLLRIFSSLARGLHLYWIFPGATPEERNANFHKKDSQVQPVHFFSTTVVVLLVLVLGLFYFLYRPGCGWASDLPAVFFLYVLMMLLIWVLAGLQYHLGRFRISPVLGLLVLILISGLTRRPAVYSGLEDEGPPLSAVEVARKTPNKNLVVVSSTGGGILAAGWTTLALDRLINGWDCKGEDTDYAGRADLRKEIRLISGVSGGSVGTAFYLHGLSQHQSLAEIRAKSVAPALGAVAYGFAYYDIPELLLGPLYDVDDDRGWMLEEEWHRIATSRWLEDQVVRENMDFSNFFDHPRMSGFRDGIREGSLPAFILNATAMESGRRVMITPIKKWEEADAANALFGEDQRRGFTLPEYLEGETQTDLSLWTAARLSATFPYISPAARFRGVGQPVKACEDNQPCGYSHSMIDGGYYDNYGVASALDWLNTIMEARLEPNSGLEFEKVAVVQLRASAPDDPLSDSNISSIRAALLGPVFGILNIRSGAAFERNRISVQRFLDRWQAIFRQRGINVRLKNVVFQPAQDYEGPLSWQLSRREVDALEDAWDSASICAKAKDLQGFLASSVAQTAPDEQGIR from the coding sequence ATGGCTAAAAAGACCCATGAGGGCGAAGACGAGATCTTTTTCGCAGACAGGTGGCGAGGAGCGATGGCACTCCTTTCCGCCAACAAGTACTTATTCCTGCTGCTCTTGTTTCTCACCTATCTGCCTTTTGCCGGCAACAAAGGCTGGTTTCTCTACAGCGTGCTGGGAAACCTGTTCCATGAGTTCGGCTTCTGGGGGATCACATGGGTCGCTTTCGCGGTGCTGCTGAGCATGTGGTCCTTAATGGTGGCTCAAGGGATAGTATCCGATGGGATCCTGGTCGACCCCAACACTCATCCTCCCCGCTTTCTGGAGTGGTTCTTTTCGGTGCCGGTGCACTTCTTGCAGTTTCTCTTCTACTGCCTGCTGGCCGTGCCAACCATCTGGGTGATGATCGAGCATGCGGCGACATCGACGATTCTCTGCATCCTGGCGATAGCAATAGGCGCTCTAGCCGCCTTTTCAGTTCTCCTCTGCAGCGTTCTCTCAACCCGCTTGGCATCACCTGCCTTCAGACCGCTTGTGTTCTTTCATTGGCCTTCCAAAATCCGCCAAGACGCTCCCTTGACCGGCTTTTTCAATCTGCTTCTAAGGATCTTTTCATCACTTGCCCGCGGGTTGCACCTCTATTGGATTTTTCCCGGGGCGACGCCCGAGGAGAGGAATGCCAACTTCCACAAGAAGGACTCGCAAGTACAGCCTGTCCACTTCTTTTCCACGACTGTGGTCGTTCTGCTGGTGCTGGTCCTGGGCCTGTTCTACTTTCTCTACCGTCCGGGCTGTGGGTGGGCATCCGACTTGCCGGCGGTTTTTTTCCTCTATGTGCTGATGATGCTCCTGATCTGGGTCTTGGCCGGCCTGCAGTACCATCTCGGACGCTTCAGGATATCGCCCGTCTTGGGTTTGCTTGTGCTCATCCTCATTTCAGGGCTGACGCGCCGTCCCGCCGTCTACTCGGGACTCGAGGACGAAGGGCCGCCGCTTTCGGCGGTTGAAGTGGCCCGCAAGACCCCCAACAAAAACCTGGTGGTCGTAAGCTCAACGGGAGGGGGTATTCTGGCCGCCGGCTGGACCACGCTGGCCCTGGACCGTCTCATCAACGGCTGGGACTGTAAAGGCGAGGACACCGATTACGCTGGCCGGGCTGACCTGCGGAAGGAAATCCGGCTCATCAGCGGTGTCTCAGGAGGGTCCGTCGGGACCGCTTTCTACCTCCACGGTCTCAGCCAGCATCAATCGCTGGCCGAAATCCGCGCCAAGAGCGTGGCCCCGGCCCTGGGCGCCGTGGCTTACGGATTCGCCTATTACGACATTCCGGAACTGCTCCTCGGCCCTCTCTACGATGTCGACGACGACCGGGGATGGATGCTGGAGGAGGAATGGCATCGCATTGCCACCAGCAGGTGGCTGGAGGACCAGGTAGTCCGGGAGAATATGGACTTTTCCAATTTCTTCGATCATCCACGTATGTCCGGCTTCAGAGACGGCATCCGGGAAGGCAGCCTGCCGGCCTTCATCCTTAACGCCACCGCGATGGAATCGGGACGGCGTGTGATGATCACGCCCATCAAAAAGTGGGAGGAGGCAGATGCGGCCAACGCTCTCTTCGGGGAAGATCAGAGACGCGGATTCACCTTGCCAGAGTACCTTGAAGGAGAAACGCAAACCGACTTGAGTCTGTGGACGGCCGCCCGGCTCTCCGCCACCTTCCCTTACATCAGCCCGGCGGCGCGTTTTCGGGGTGTGGGCCAGCCCGTCAAGGCCTGCGAAGACAATCAACCTTGCGGCTATTCGCACAGCATGATCGACGGCGGCTACTACGACAATTATGGTGTGGCGTCGGCTCTCGACTGGCTCAACACGATCATGGAGGCTCGACTTGAACCAAACTCGGGACTCGAATTCGAAAAGGTAGCCGTCGTGCAGCTGCGTGCGTCGGCTCCCGACGATCCGCTCAGCGATTCCAATATCAGCTCGATCCGTGCGGCCTTGCTGGGTCCTGTCTTCGGCATTCTCAATATCCGCAGCGGGGCCGCTTTCGAACGCAACCGCATTTCGGTTCAGCGGTTCCTTGACCGCTGGCAGGCGATTTTCCGTCAAAGGGGAATCAACGTCAGGCTGAAGAACGTGGTCTTTCAGCCGGCTCAGGATTACGAGGGCCCTCTTTCCTGGCAGCTTTCCAGGCGCGAAGTCGATGCGCTGGAGGACGCCTGGGACAGCGCCTCCATCTGCGCCAAGGCAAAAGACTTGCAAGGCTTTCTCGCCAGCAGCGTTGCCCAGACTGCGCCCGACGAGCAGGGGATCAGGTAA
- the nadE gene encoding NAD(+) synthase, protein MRIKVSLAQINPKSGDLSGNTGIIRSAFEKARREGADLVATPELCLTGYCLDEKLLANRSFLKQNKRILLDELLPATQGIAAVVGFIDFDTARRGPDGCWIRYNAAAVMQDGKLLQIVHKRLLPSYRYFEDKRYFEAGRQADPVSIRVEGGEMTVGVLICEDIWDEGYEFKPSRLLCEKGARLLVVINASPFVASTPGRQDGKRFRRRDLVRRQRECTGHPIVYVNTVGAGDNGKNLIMFDGSSRAYDSQGRLALAMPSFQKAQASVTFKDGLAEPVEPPKFEREQEIFEALVLGVGDYCRKLGFERVIEPISGGIDSALGAVIACQAMGPENVKLYNLPTRFNSRATRDAAAELARNLGAEYKVLPIEEMYETVCRQFEEHAHPIQRSVTRENAQSRLRGLVMMMESNDSGALLLSNGNATEIALGYATLYGDMAGGLAVLGDLTKPDVYRVSHYVNRRFGREVIPNSILQAVPSAELAEGQSDPFEYDVVGPVVEDCVERTYSPGELVELFQKRELDPNQYPEDVYDRYDAESFERLCRHLFGLLNRSVFKRLQGAPIIAVSDRAFGFDLRETLINGWEG, encoded by the coding sequence AAGGCCCGCCGCGAGGGCGCCGACCTGGTGGCCACGCCCGAACTGTGCCTGACCGGCTACTGCCTGGACGAGAAGCTGCTGGCCAACCGCAGCTTTCTCAAGCAGAACAAGCGCATCCTCTTGGACGAACTGCTTCCGGCCACACAGGGCATCGCCGCCGTCGTCGGATTCATCGACTTCGACACCGCCCGCCGCGGACCCGACGGCTGCTGGATCCGCTACAACGCCGCCGCCGTCATGCAGGACGGCAAGCTGCTGCAGATCGTCCACAAGCGCCTGCTCCCCTCCTACCGCTATTTCGAAGACAAGCGCTATTTCGAGGCCGGGCGCCAGGCTGATCCCGTCTCCATCCGGGTTGAGGGCGGCGAGATGACCGTGGGCGTGCTCATCTGCGAGGACATCTGGGACGAGGGATACGAATTCAAGCCCTCGCGCCTGCTCTGCGAGAAAGGCGCCCGCCTGCTGGTGGTCATCAACGCCAGTCCCTTCGTGGCCTCCACGCCGGGACGCCAGGACGGCAAGCGCTTCCGCCGCCGCGACCTGGTGCGCCGCCAGCGAGAGTGCACGGGCCATCCCATCGTCTACGTCAACACCGTGGGCGCCGGCGACAACGGCAAAAACCTGATCATGTTCGACGGCTCAAGCCGCGCCTATGACAGCCAGGGACGCCTGGCTCTGGCCATGCCTTCCTTTCAGAAAGCCCAGGCCTCGGTCACTTTCAAGGACGGGTTGGCCGAGCCGGTCGAACCTCCCAAGTTCGAACGCGAGCAGGAAATCTTCGAAGCCTTGGTCTTGGGAGTGGGCGATTACTGCCGGAAACTGGGCTTTGAGCGCGTTATCGAACCCATCTCAGGGGGAATCGATTCGGCTTTGGGCGCCGTCATCGCCTGCCAGGCCATGGGACCGGAAAACGTCAAGCTCTACAACCTTCCCACCCGTTTCAACAGCCGGGCGACACGCGATGCGGCGGCCGAGCTGGCCCGCAACCTGGGCGCCGAGTACAAGGTTCTGCCCATCGAAGAGATGTACGAGACGGTGTGCCGCCAATTCGAAGAGCATGCCCACCCCATCCAGCGCAGCGTGACCCGCGAGAACGCCCAGTCGCGCCTGCGCGGACTGGTGATGATGATGGAGTCCAACGATTCTGGCGCGCTGCTGCTCTCCAACGGCAACGCTACCGAGATCGCTCTGGGCTACGCCACCCTCTACGGAGACATGGCGGGCGGCCTCGCGGTTCTCGGAGACCTTACAAAGCCCGACGTCTACCGCGTCTCCCATTACGTCAACCGCCGCTTCGGACGCGAAGTGATTCCCAACAGCATCCTCCAAGCCGTGCCTTCGGCGGAACTGGCCGAAGGGCAAAGCGATCCCTTCGAATACGACGTGGTAGGTCCCGTGGTGGAAGACTGCGTGGAGCGCACCTATAGTCCCGGCGAACTGGTTGAGCTCTTCCAAAAGCGGGAACTCGATCCCAACCAATACCCCGAGGACGTCTACGACCGTTACGACGCCGAGAGCTTCGAACGGCTCTGCCGCCACCTTTTCGGCCTCCTCAACCGCTCCGTCTTCAAGCGCCTGCAAGGCGCCCCCATCATCGCCGTCAGCGACCGCGCCTTCGGCTTCGACCTGCGCGAAACCCTCATCAACGGCTGGGAGGGGTAG